In a genomic window of Enterobacter asburiae:
- a CDS encoding AraC family transcriptional regulator produces MRDLLFDLCRRYADAHVDRSGVAVTPVPGLTIIRALHPGDLQAAINRPLMAMLLQGRKRVATGTESFEYGPGEAMVIAADVPTLSQITQASLRHPYYSLVLELDIAILRELQDAVQAEQRDAPCVGVEPMNADVTDAAYRLARLFEQPEAMAVLGDGLRRELHYWLLRSVHGPAIRALGAADSHSGRISRVVAMLRKEFTRTISVEELADVAGMSVSVFHQHFRAITTISPLQFQKQLRLIHARRLMLVDGAGIAQAAYTVGYASVSQFTREYARMFGAPPGRDKRMAT; encoded by the coding sequence ATGCGCGATCTCCTGTTCGATCTCTGCCGCCGGTATGCCGATGCTCACGTCGACCGTAGCGGGGTTGCCGTAACGCCGGTTCCAGGGTTGACGATTATCCGGGCTTTGCATCCGGGCGACCTGCAGGCGGCGATCAACAGACCGCTGATGGCGATGCTGTTGCAGGGTCGCAAACGCGTCGCTACGGGGACGGAAAGTTTTGAATATGGCCCCGGCGAGGCGATGGTGATTGCCGCCGATGTGCCGACCCTCAGTCAGATTACCCAGGCCAGCCTTCGCCATCCCTACTATTCCCTGGTGCTGGAACTGGATATCGCCATCCTGCGCGAGTTGCAGGATGCTGTGCAAGCAGAGCAGAGGGACGCGCCTTGCGTTGGGGTTGAGCCAATGAATGCTGACGTGACGGATGCGGCTTACCGGCTGGCCAGGTTATTTGAACAACCGGAGGCGATGGCGGTTCTTGGGGATGGGCTACGGCGAGAGCTGCATTACTGGTTGCTTCGCAGTGTCCATGGTCCTGCTATTCGCGCCCTGGGCGCGGCGGATAGCCACTCCGGACGAATTAGCCGTGTGGTCGCAATGTTGCGTAAGGAGTTTACACGTACGATAAGCGTTGAGGAGCTTGCTGACGTGGCGGGCATGAGCGTGTCCGTATTCCATCAGCATTTTCGTGCGATAACCACGATTTCGCCCCTGCAATTTCAGAAACAGCTACGCCTTATCCATGCCCGCCGCCTGATGCTTGTCGATGGCGCAGGGATCGCACAGGCGGCGTATACGGTCGGTTATGCCAGTGTTTCGCAGTTTACCCGTGAATATGCCCGTATGTTTGGCGCGCCACCGGGGCGGGATAAACGCATGGCTACATAA
- a CDS encoding SDR family oxidoreductase has translation MSKIALITGANRGLGRNTALSVARQGGDIIVAYRGNTPQAEAVVAEIRTLGRKAIAIQLDVAETTTFPAFAETLRQQLAEVWQRDTFDHLINNAGHGEFAGVGETTEAQFDGLFSVHVKGVFFLIQTLLPLLADSGRIINFSSGLTRVSYPGFSAYAAAKAAVEMLSVYLARELGPRGITVNTIAPGAIETDFGGGLVRDNADVNAQFAAMTALGRVGVSDDIGPMVASLLRDDNRWVTAQRIEVSGGQTI, from the coding sequence ATGAGTAAAATTGCACTTATCACCGGCGCCAATCGTGGTCTTGGCCGTAACACCGCCCTCTCTGTCGCGCGTCAGGGGGGCGATATTATCGTCGCTTACAGAGGAAATACCCCTCAGGCTGAAGCGGTTGTCGCGGAAATCCGCACCCTTGGTCGTAAGGCGATTGCGATTCAACTGGATGTGGCGGAGACGACGACTTTCCCGGCATTTGCCGAAACTCTGCGTCAACAACTCGCCGAGGTCTGGCAGCGCGACACCTTCGACCACCTGATAAATAACGCAGGTCATGGCGAGTTTGCCGGGGTGGGCGAGACCACCGAAGCGCAGTTCGACGGGCTGTTCAGTGTCCATGTCAAAGGGGTATTTTTCCTGATCCAGACCCTTTTACCCCTGCTGGCGGACAGCGGGCGCATCATCAACTTCTCGTCCGGCCTGACCCGGGTATCGTACCCTGGGTTCTCCGCTTACGCGGCGGCAAAAGCGGCGGTGGAAATGCTCAGCGTTTATCTGGCACGCGAGCTGGGCCCGCGCGGCATCACCGTCAATACCATCGCGCCAGGCGCCATTGAAACCGATTTTGGCGGCGGCCTGGTTCGCGACAACGCAGATGTCAACGCGCAGTTTGCCGCCATGACCGCGCTCGGGCGGGTCGGCGTTTCCGACGATATCGGGCCGATGGTCGCCAGCCTGCTGCGTGATGATAACCGTTGGGTAACCGCACAGCGCATTGAAGTGTCGGGCGGGCAAACCATCTGA
- a CDS encoding peptide ABC transporter substrate-binding protein, translating to MKHPVSRLFAALCLCGLSSLTFAADVPQGTALAQKQELVRHIKDEPASLDPAKAVGLPEIQVIRDLFEGLVNQNEKGELVPGVATRWQSNDNRIWTFTLRDDAKWSDGSPVTAQDFVYSWQRLVDPKTTSPFAWFAALAGINNAQAIIDGKAAPDTLGVTAVDARTLRVQLDKPLPWFSNLTANFAFYPVQKANVESGKEWTRPGALVGNGAYVLKDRVVNEKLVVVPNTHYWDNAKTVLQKVTFVPINQESSATKRYLAGDIDITESFPKNMYQKLLKDIPGQVYTPPQLGTYYYAFNTQKGPTADARVRLALSMTIDRRIMAEKVLGTGEKPAWHFTPDVTAGFTPDASPFEQMSQQELNAQAKTLLQAAGYGPQRPLKLNLLYNTSENHQKIAIAVASMWKKNLGVDVKLQNQEWKTYIDSRNTGNFDVIRASWVGDYNEPSTFLSLLTSTHSGNISRFSDPAYDKIIHQATLETTAKARNADYNMAEKILMEKAPIAPIYQYTNGRLIKPWVKGYPINNPEDVAYSRTMYIEKH from the coding sequence CGCTGGACCCGGCGAAAGCCGTGGGGTTGCCAGAGATTCAGGTGATTCGCGATCTCTTCGAAGGTCTGGTTAATCAGAATGAGAAAGGGGAGCTGGTGCCGGGCGTGGCGACGCGCTGGCAGAGTAATGATAACCGTATCTGGACGTTTACCTTACGCGATGACGCGAAATGGTCCGACGGTTCCCCTGTCACCGCCCAGGATTTCGTCTACAGCTGGCAGCGTCTGGTTGACCCGAAAACCACCTCTCCGTTTGCCTGGTTTGCCGCGCTGGCGGGAATCAATAACGCGCAGGCCATTATTGACGGTAAAGCCGCGCCCGATACGCTGGGGGTGACGGCGGTGGATGCCAGGACGTTACGCGTCCAGCTGGACAAACCTCTGCCGTGGTTCAGCAACCTGACGGCGAACTTTGCCTTCTATCCAGTACAAAAAGCTAACGTAGAAAGCGGTAAAGAGTGGACGCGGCCGGGCGCGCTGGTGGGGAACGGCGCTTACGTTCTGAAGGACCGCGTGGTGAATGAAAAGCTGGTTGTGGTGCCCAATACGCACTACTGGGACAATGCCAAAACGGTACTGCAAAAGGTCACCTTCGTGCCGATTAATCAGGAATCGTCGGCCACCAAACGCTACCTGGCAGGGGATATTGATATTACCGAATCGTTCCCGAAAAACATGTATCAGAAGCTGCTGAAGGATATTCCGGGGCAGGTGTATACGCCGCCTCAGCTGGGCACGTATTACTATGCGTTTAACACGCAAAAGGGCCCAACGGCCGATGCCCGCGTCCGTCTTGCGCTGAGCATGACTATCGACCGTCGCATTATGGCGGAAAAGGTGTTAGGCACGGGAGAGAAACCCGCCTGGCACTTTACGCCTGACGTGACGGCAGGGTTTACCCCGGACGCCTCGCCGTTTGAGCAGATGTCGCAGCAGGAGCTGAACGCCCAGGCCAAAACCTTGCTGCAGGCCGCAGGCTACGGTCCTCAGCGCCCCCTGAAGCTGAACCTGCTGTACAACACCTCGGAAAACCACCAGAAAATCGCCATTGCGGTGGCCTCCATGTGGAAGAAAAATCTCGGTGTGGATGTCAAGCTGCAAAACCAGGAGTGGAAAACGTACATCGACAGCCGTAATACCGGCAACTTTGACGTGATCCGCGCCTCATGGGTAGGCGATTACAACGAGCCATCAACCTTTTTGTCGCTGCTGACCTCAACCCACAGCGGCAATATCTCCCGTTTCAGTGACCCGGCCTACGATAAGATTATTCACCAGGCGACGCTGGAAACCACGGCGAAAGCGCGTAATGCCGACTACAACATGGCGGAGAAAATTCTTATGGAGAAGGCGCCCATCGCGCCAATTTACCAGTATACCAACGGCCGCCTGATTAAGCCCTGGGTGAAGGGTTACCCCATCAACAACCCGGAAGACGTGGCGTATAGCCGGACGATGTATATTGAAAAGCACTAA